aatataactttctGATAAAACCATCATATTTTCTGATAAATTCCAATGACTTTATCCGATTTTCTGATGGATTCTGATAAACCCATTAGATGTTCTAAAAACAATAGTTTTCAATTCTGATGAATTTACCAGATTTTCTGGTGATTCTGATGGATTTATCAGGAATTCTGATGGAACGAAAATTTCATCAGATCTTATCAGAATTTTATTAGAtatatcagattttctgatatatatatatatatatatataaaagagcTCTCGGATGTAAATATGTAAATAAGCcagtaaatatttgtttaaatttGTTCAATAATAATCTGTATATATATTATGTATACTAGATATTAGTattgtcatttttatttatttcatacatatatATTATGTTCTTTTTTCTGTATAATGCGTTCTTTTTTATGTGCAGGCTAATGTCCACGCCCCCTGCACCCGCTAACGCTGAGCTAGCCAACGAACCAGAAAATAACTTAAGAAGAAGTAGGCGGCTTCGCGAGAGATCACTTGTTGTTGCACAAAGGATTGCGGCCGCAATCGACGAACCAGTGATACTTTCTGATAGCGAGAGTTCAGAGGACGACACAGGAAGCATTATGGCAGAAGACGACCAGCCTCTGAATGAGACCGGCCGTCCAGGAGGAGAGGGCTTGCTACCGAGCATTGCCCGACCTACTATAGCAGCACCGTGTTTTGAAATTAAATCTACTATTATTAACATGTTGCAAAATTCTGTGCAGTTTGATGGGAAGGATCACGAAGATCCAGGTCGGCACATCGCATCATTTCTCGAGGTGTGCTCGACTTTCAAAATTAGAGACGTTTCTGAAGACGCAATCCGTTTGCGACTCTTTCCATTTTCTTTATGAGACAAAGCACGATCTTGGCTTTTGTCACTTCCAGCAGGTTCCATCACGACTTGGAACGAGATGGCCGACCTTTTTATGCAAAAATATTTCCCGCCGGAAAAGACAGCTAAGCTTAAGAACCGTATCATGACATTCAAACAGGACGAAGGAGAATCTCTACATGCAGCTTGGGAGAGGTTCAAAGATCTTCTAATCGATGTTCCACATCATGGGTTTTCCAAAAGGCAACTTGTGTTGAACTTCTACCAAGGACTCAACTACAACTCACAAGAACGTTTAGATGTATATGCAGGAGGCGATCTTGGAACAAAAACACCCAATGAAGCCTACGCAATCATAGAGAAAGCTACCTTGAAGTCAAGTTCTCGTCACGGTGGAGTGCGAAACAAAGCATCATCTATTCCTGGAGTTCATCAAGTGGATACGTATACGGCTCTAGCAGCACAAATTGGAGCTTTGGCAGCAAGATTTGATCAAGCTCAGAACGTTTCGCAGGTACAATCATCATGTGGGCTGtgtggagtgtcacacgagccagGTACATGTGAGCAAGGTGTTATGTTTACAGGCCACGAAGAGGTGGACTATTTGGGCAATCGAATTAGGCCCCAAAATAACCCCTATAGCAACACGTACAATCTGGGTTGGAGGAATCATCCAAACTTTGGGTGGAAAGCTAATTCCAATAACCAAAACCCACTCGGATACGCTCAGCGCGCTCCCGCACCACAACAGTCTCAGGGGCAATCCTTTCAGCCCAATGGGCAATCTTTTCAGCCATCAGGGCAAACTTTTCAACCACGTTACAATAATAGGTTCAGGAAGCACTTCCCAGCCTCAAACCTCTCAAACCAACTCAAAACTAGAAGAGATGATGGCGCAGCTGTTAAACAACTCCAACAATGCCAATCAAATGTCTGAAAAGCGATACAAGCAGCATGAGGAGCGTTTCATGGCTCAGGAAGGGAAGATGCGGAGCCAGAAGGCTTCAATTCAAACCATTGAGAATCAAGTCGGCCAATTGGCCAAAATGTTATCTGAAAGACCACAAGGTAGTCTTCCAGGTAACACTGAACAAAACCCAAAAGGGCACGTTAATGCAGTAATGACGAGGAGTGGTAAAACCACGGGACCCGACAAATCAGACTCACCACCGATCGCTGATACGGTCCAAACTGACGCTTCAGACGAGGTGTACGCTAGGTGagtcccagcaagtacagcacagtTTCAGGAGCCAGTTAAAGATTTCATTCCTCCTGTCCCATAGCCAAGCAGACTGAAGAAGCAAAACAACGATGAACAACATGGTAAGTTTTTAGAGATGTTTAAACAATTACCCATAAACATACCATTTGTTGAGGCGTtgactcaaatgcctaaatacgcAAGGTTCTTAAAAGACATCCTCACAAACAAGCAAAAGCTCGAAAGCTTGTCTTGTGTGTTGATGAATGAAAACTGTTCAGCCCTTCTCCAAAACCGTCTACCTGAAAAGATGGGAGATCCGGGCAGTTTTACAATTCCCTGTCTCATTGGCAGCATGTCTGTCAGTCACGCATTAGCCGATTTAGGAGCTAGCATAAACTTTATGCCGTATAAGGTCTTTGCTAAATTAGATCTGGGTGAACC
The Helianthus annuus cultivar XRQ/B chromosome 6, HanXRQr2.0-SUNRISE, whole genome shotgun sequence genome window above contains:
- the LOC110945102 gene encoding uncharacterized protein LOC110945102, giving the protein MPKYARFLKDILTNKQKLESLSCVLMNENCSALLQNRLPEKMGDPGSFTIPCLIGSMSVSHALADLGASINFMPYKVFAKLDLGEPSPARMSIRLADRSIKYPRGFVENMLVKIDKFVFPVDFVILDVDEDSKVPLILGRPFLNIASVTLCVFDLSIYSFMGCTF
- the LOC110945104 gene encoding uncharacterized protein LOC110945104, whose product is MADLFMQKYFPPEKTAKLKNRIMTFKQDEGESLHAAWERFKDLLIDVPHHGFSKRQLVLNFYQGLNYNSQERLDVYAGGDLGTKTPNEAYAIIEKATLKSSSRHGGVRNKASSIPGVHQVDTYTALAAQIGALAARFDQAQNVSQVQSSCGLCGVSHEPGSGSTSQPQTSQTNSKLEEMMAQLLNNSNNANQMSEKRYKQHEERFMAQEGKMRSQKASIQTIENQVGQLAKMLSERPQGSLPGNTEQNPKGHVNAVMTRSGKTTGPDKSDSPPIADTVQTDASDEVYAR